A genomic stretch from Halococcus saccharolyticus DSM 5350 includes:
- a CDS encoding ferritin-like domain-containing protein, with translation MTDPSARTDGERSRRGFMSDAALAGAGALALSATSGVAAATDDGETDSSPSDVEVLNYALALEHLEAAYYNDFLAEYSESEVERSAVAKYFARPTLRYSTYQQIQDVRDHEEAHVEALSQTITDLGGTPVEPAAYEFSYDSIAEFVAIADRLEAVGVSAYAGAAPLIDSEEVLEAALSIHSVEAEHQTYFQLLHLQRPSPDAFNEARSMEQVLPIAKQFVAGADGGNTDDDSGGGDGGADDGETDGSGKLSITALQADAGGNDAVNLTDEFVTYGNTGDASLDLSGWTVTDSSGTTYTFSDGTTLAPGEEITLYTGSGTDTDTERYWGQANEVWENGADTMTVRNASGEIVLQRSYP, from the coding sequence ATGACCGATCCATCGGCACGAACCGACGGCGAACGCTCACGGCGGGGGTTCATGAGCGATGCGGCGCTCGCGGGTGCCGGAGCGCTTGCACTCTCGGCCACCAGCGGCGTGGCAGCGGCCACCGACGATGGTGAAACTGATTCGTCGCCGAGCGACGTGGAGGTATTGAACTACGCGCTGGCGCTGGAGCACCTCGAAGCGGCGTACTACAACGACTTCCTCGCCGAATATTCCGAAAGCGAGGTCGAGCGTTCGGCGGTGGCGAAGTACTTCGCACGACCCACCCTCAGATACTCGACGTATCAGCAGATCCAGGACGTTCGGGATCACGAGGAGGCCCACGTCGAGGCACTCAGCCAAACGATCACCGACCTCGGTGGGACGCCGGTCGAACCTGCCGCCTACGAGTTTTCGTACGATTCGATCGCGGAGTTCGTGGCGATCGCCGACCGACTCGAAGCCGTCGGCGTCTCCGCCTATGCGGGCGCGGCACCGTTGATCGACAGCGAAGAGGTGCTGGAGGCTGCCCTCAGCATTCACTCGGTGGAGGCCGAACACCAGACGTACTTCCAGTTACTCCACCTCCAGCGGCCATCGCCCGACGCGTTCAACGAGGCGCGCTCGATGGAGCAGGTGCTCCCGATCGCCAAACAGTTCGTTGCCGGTGCGGACGGTGGCAACACCGACGATGATAGTGGAGGTGGTGACGGCGGAGCGGACGACGGCGAAACGGACGGTAGCGGCAAGCTCTCGATCACCGCGCTTCAGGCCGACGCGGGCGGCAACGACGCTGTGAACCTGACCGACGAGTTCGTGACCTACGGGAACACCGGCGACGCCTCGCTTGATCTCTCGGGTTGGACGGTGACGGACTCTTCCGGAACGACGTACACCTTCTCGGATGGCACGACACTCGCCCCGGGCGAAGAGATCACGCTGTACACCGGCAGTGGCACCGACACCGACACCGAACGCTACTGGGGACAGGCGAACGAGGTCTGGGAGAACGGTGCGGACACCATGACCGTCAGGAACGCGAGCGGCGAGATCGTCCTCCAACGGTCGTACCCGTAG
- a CDS encoding glycosyltransferase family 4 protein, producing MHICMLLPERFPPDVRVEKEAATLRAAGHEITLVCRGGSAEPTFERIDGIDVQRLPVDELFAGPRGLVDGARYIATNVHPVWRRTIEELADEDLPGGSIDAIHVHDLPLVKTALAVGDDHDMPVVADLHENYPEAVRQIHRMRGWREIARDPEDLVQRVFLSPTRLKFLERHAVRNADRTITVCEEARAHYLRDCGADPERVKIVSNTVDLDAFDRDTAETPTGLGFDRDESFVVSYVGNFTEHRGLDTLIEGVAHLAETRSDVQLVLVGKGNDNYVAGLERLARSLGIGDRLTLTGWVDFEDVPDYIAASDVCAVPHATTPHTETTVPHKLFQYMAMGVPVVTSDVAPLARIVTRTEGGRVALAGDGAAMGAALNDLTDPEIAQECGESGRRAVERRYNWAHDGARLQAIYDEL from the coding sequence ATGCACATCTGTATGCTCCTTCCGGAGCGGTTCCCGCCGGACGTCCGGGTCGAAAAGGAGGCCGCCACGCTCCGTGCGGCCGGCCACGAGATCACGCTGGTCTGTCGCGGCGGGTCAGCCGAACCCACCTTCGAGCGGATCGACGGGATCGACGTCCAGCGACTGCCCGTCGACGAACTGTTCGCCGGTCCCCGTGGGCTCGTCGACGGCGCACGCTACATTGCGACCAACGTCCATCCCGTTTGGCGGCGGACGATCGAGGAACTCGCCGACGAGGACCTCCCCGGCGGGTCGATCGACGCGATCCACGTCCACGACCTCCCGCTGGTGAAGACCGCGCTCGCGGTGGGTGACGACCACGACATGCCGGTGGTCGCCGACCTCCACGAGAACTATCCCGAAGCTGTTCGCCAGATCCACCGGATGCGTGGCTGGCGCGAGATCGCGCGCGATCCCGAGGACCTCGTGCAACGGGTGTTCCTCTCGCCGACCCGACTCAAGTTCCTCGAACGCCACGCCGTCCGGAACGCCGATCGCACGATCACGGTCTGTGAGGAGGCGCGCGCACACTACCTCCGGGACTGCGGTGCGGACCCCGAACGGGTAAAGATCGTCTCAAACACGGTCGATCTCGACGCGTTCGATCGCGACACGGCCGAAACCCCGACCGGCCTCGGGTTCGATCGCGACGAATCGTTCGTGGTTTCGTACGTCGGCAACTTCACCGAACACCGCGGGCTCGACACCCTGATCGAGGGGGTCGCCCATCTCGCCGAAACCCGCTCGGACGTGCAGTTGGTGCTCGTCGGGAAGGGCAACGACAACTACGTCGCTGGCCTCGAACGGCTCGCACGTTCGCTCGGCATCGGAGATCGGCTGACGCTCACGGGCTGGGTCGATTTCGAGGACGTGCCCGACTACATCGCCGCGAGCGACGTCTGTGCTGTTCCCCACGCCACGACGCCGCACACCGAGACCACCGTCCCGCACAAGCTCTTCCAGTACATGGCGATGGGAGTACCGGTAGTGACGAGCGACGTCGCGCCGCTCGCTCGGATCGTCACGCGGACCGAGGGTGGCCGTGTCGCACTCGCTGGCGACGGCGCAGCGATGGGTGCGGCATTGAACGATCTCACCGATCCCGAGATCGCACAGGAGTGCGGAGAGAGCGGCCGACGGGCGGTCGAGCGTCGGTACAACTGGGCGCACGATGGCGCGCGCCTCCAGGCGATCTACGACGAACTGTGA